Genomic window (Melioribacteraceae bacterium):
CTGTTGTTCGAAGTAGGCGTTATCGGTTGCCTCCGCGGCAATTCTAATTGGATCAATGCTTTCTGCAGAGCCGCTATAAAGAGTATAAAATACTCGGCAAAAAACTTCAATTAAGGTTTTATGAATCAGCGAACCCATTATCGGCATTTTTAAAATATATTTATCGATAATTAATTTTCCAGATCTTGTTTTGCTAAACTGCCAAAATGCAATTAGAGGTGCTATCATACCAATAATTACAAGCCAAATATTGCCGATTAGAAAATCACTAAAATGTAGAGTTGCGGCAGTAAGGGGGGGAAGTTCAATTTTAAATTTCACAAACAATTTTGCTGTTTCGGGGAAAATATATCCTACATAAAAAATTACAGCTAAGAAAAGTACAAACAATGTTACTATTGGAGTAATAAGCGCGGAGCGTAAATTTTTTCTAAATTCTTGTTGCCTCTCTAAAAATTTTGCCGTTGCTTTATAAATCTCCGCCATATTACCGCTCTTGGAAGCTAAGCCGAGCATATATGAGGTAAATTTTCCAAACACACTTTGATACCTCAAAAAGACTGCTTCACTATCGGCTCCTTTTTTCAAATCGGCATTAATTTGCTTTAAGGTTTCCTTTAAAGTTTTGTTTTGAATGTCGTTGATAAGCAAAGTTAAGATTTCACTAAAAGGAAGTTTTTGTTCGAGCAATTCCGCACTAATTTTAACGAACGAAACAATATCTTGTTGAGGGGGCTTAAAATTAATATCTATTAATTTGCGGTTAACGGATACAACTTCATAACCTAGTTTTCGAAGTGCGTTTGCAACTTCATCTTTATTGTAAGCGCGTTGTTCACCAACAATTGGCTTTTCTTTACCTTTTCTAATCTTATACAGATATGCAGATTTTTTTTCAATGGATTGGAGCTTAAGCTGGTTCTTTTTAATTAGAGCATTAATTTTACTTTTTGCTATCGAATAAGATTCTTCGGTCAAGTTCCCCGTAATTACTTGTCCGTTAGGGCGTTGTGCATTAAAACGAACTTCAACCATTTATTATCCGGTTTTGTATAAAAAGAAAGCCGGCATTACCAATATTTTATTTTGGTACTACCGGCTCTAAAATAACAAAAATTAATATAAAATTAATTATTGATTGTAGTTGAGGTTATTGCATTCGGACCAACCACCATTGTTACCTTAACTGCGCTCGTTCCATTGTTTCCGGTTTCATTTCCCGTTCCAACCAAGGTTACTGATTGTGCGGCTACTGTGGCTGCATAAGTTCCATTTCCTGTTGTATCTAGTGTACCTGGAATTGTCCAACCTGTAAATGTATTGTTTCCACCACCCAATGCACTTGGTTTTCTATAATATTGTTGTGATAAGGATGCTAAGTTTGTTAAATCACTTATTACCGCATCTCTATTGGCTTGTGAACTGCTAGCTGTAAATACGTTGATTCCTACTACTACTGCGATACCAACTATAATTACACCCAATACGATTAATAATAATTGTTGCTGTCCCATCTGTTTCTCCTAATTTAGTTTATTATTTGTGTTCTGAATGTGTTTGGTAAAACTGTCATTTTTACTTTAACCGAATCATTGTTGGTTACCACTTCATTGCCTGTCGCCGTTAAAACAACACTATCGGCTGTTACAACTGCAACAAAATGTCCATTGGCGGTAGTGCCTAATTCAGAGGGGATTTGCCAACCGGTAAAAGCACGAGAGCCGCCGCCAAGCGATGCTGGTTTTAAATAATATTGTTGAGCGAGAGCTGCTAAATTTACGAGCTCGTTAGTGATGTTAGTTCTTTTGGCTTCTATCGCGTTTGATCTGAATAAATTGATTCCGGCAAATATTGCTATCCCAACTATTACTATTCCAAGTAAGATAAGAAGAAGCTGCTGTTGACCCACTACAAAATTCCTTTTTTATTTGCCGGTAATTTTTTCCAGTTGAAAAAAAATATTTGTTCACATTTAGATGACAAATATTAAACCAGAACAAAAAAAGCATCGGAATTATATAAATCTTGAGAAAAATAGGAATTTCTAAGGAAATAGCAAATAGAAAAATCTCCCATTCCGGAAGATTTTTCAAATGCTGTAATACTTACATGTAAAAAGGTTAATTTTTAACTTTGATATGAAGCTCGGTTAATTGGGCTTCATCGACAAAAGAGGGGCATTCATCCATTAATGAGATCCCGCTAGAGGTTTTGGGAAACGCGATCACATCTCGAATTGAGGTTCTTCCCGCAAACAACATTGCTAGTCGGTCGAATCCAAACGCAATTCCACCGTGAGGCGGTGCACCATACTTAAATGCACCCATTAGGAATCCAAATTTTTCTTTGGCTTCTTCATCACTTATACCTAAAGCCTTGAACATTTTTGCCTGCAATTCAGCGTCATGAATTCTGATACTTCCTCCAGCAATTTCATTTCCGTTCAAAACTAAATCGTATGCACGAGCTTTCACTTGACCAGGATCGGTATCCATCAGCGGAATATGCTCAACTTTTGGAGATGTAAATGGATGATGCATTGCGTAAAACCGTTTTGACTCTTCATCCCATTCAAATAATGGGAAATCGGTTACCCATAATAATTTAGGATCCGCATCCGGCTTTATTAATTCCATCCTTTTTGCCATTTCTAATCTAAGAGTACCCATAATATTTAATGTACGTAATTTGGGCCCAGTTAGAAGTAATAATAAATCACCTGGTTTTGCATTAAAAGTAGAGATTAAATTTTTCTTCTCTTCATCTATTAAAAATTTGGAAATTGGTGCTTCTAATTCATTTTCTTTCACTCGCATCCAAATTAGACCGCCAGAGCCGAGCTTTTTGACAAAGTCTGTTAAGTTATCTAATTGGTTTCTGGTATAGTCTCCGCATCCTTCAGCTACAATACCGGTTATTACCCCATTATTTGTTAATGAATCTTTGAAAACTCTGAAGTCCGAATTAGCGAATACATTATTCAATGTTTTCATTTCAAGGTTAAAACGTAAATCTGGTTTGTCACTTCCAAATCGCTCCATTGCCTCATCAAATCCAAGGCGCATTATTGGTGTCTGTAATTCCCTGCCAAGTATTTCTTTAAAGAATACTTTCATCAATCCTTCCATCATCTCAAAAATATCCTCAACATCTACAAATGACATTTCCACATCAATTTGAGTAAACTCATATTGTCGATCTGCTCGCAAATCCTCATCTCTAAAACATTTTACTATTTGAAAATATCTATCGAGACCTGAGACCATTAAAATTTGCTTATAGGTTTGAGGCGATTGAGGAAGCGCATAAAATTTTCCTTTGTGCATCCTGCTCGGTACGAGAAAATCTCTTGCACCCTCGGGTGTACTTTTCATTAATATGGGAGTTTCGACTTCAACAAAATTTTGAGCATCAAAATATTTTCGGGTTATTAAATACATTTTATGACGCAGAAGTAAATTCTTTTGCATCTCCCCTCTTCTTAAATCGAGATACCTGTATTTCAGTCGTAAATCTTCGCTAGCTTCAATGTTATCCTCAATTGGGAATGGCGGAGTTTCTGCATGATTAAGAATTATTAGATTATCAACCATTACATCGATAGCTCCGGTTGGGACTAGATTATTTTCCGTTCCTTCTGGTCTTTTTCTAACTTTCCCTTCAATAGATACAACGAATTCACTTCTAAGCTTTTTACCAAATTCATGTGCATCGGCATTGTAAGAGGGTTCAAAGACAACCTGAGTAATTCCATATCTATCACGCAACTCAATAAAAATTACTCCGCCCAAATCTCTTCGTATAGCTACCCAACCATTTAAAACAACCGATTGCCCAATATTGGATTCTCTCAACTCGCCGCATGTATGTGTTCTACGCTTAAACTTCATCT
Coding sequences:
- the aspS gene encoding aspartate--tRNA ligase, producing the protein MKFKRRTHTCGELRESNIGQSVVLNGWVAIRRDLGGVIFIELRDRYGITQVVFEPSYNADAHEFGKKLRSEFVVSIEGKVRKRPEGTENNLVPTGAIDVMVDNLIILNHAETPPFPIEDNIEASEDLRLKYRYLDLRRGEMQKNLLLRHKMYLITRKYFDAQNFVEVETPILMKSTPEGARDFLVPSRMHKGKFYALPQSPQTYKQILMVSGLDRYFQIVKCFRDEDLRADRQYEFTQIDVEMSFVDVEDIFEMMEGLMKVFFKEILGRELQTPIMRLGFDEAMERFGSDKPDLRFNLEMKTLNNVFANSDFRVFKDSLTNNGVITGIVAEGCGDYTRNQLDNLTDFVKKLGSGGLIWMRVKENELEAPISKFLIDEEKKNLISTFNAKPGDLLLLLTGPKLRTLNIMGTLRLEMAKRMELIKPDADPKLLWVTDFPLFEWDEESKRFYAMHHPFTSPKVEHIPLMDTDPGQVKARAYDLVLNGNEIAGGSIRIHDAELQAKMFKALGISDEEAKEKFGFLMGAFKYGAPPHGGIAFGFDRLAMLFAGRTSIRDVIAFPKTSSGISLMDECPSFVDEAQLTELHIKVKN
- a CDS encoding type II secretion system F family protein is translated as MVEVRFNAQRPNGQVITGNLTEESYSIAKSKINALIKKNQLKLQSIEKKSAYLYKIRKGKEKPIVGEQRAYNKDEVANALRKLGYEVVSVNRKLIDINFKPPQQDIVSFVKISAELLEQKLPFSEILTLLINDIQNKTLKETLKQINADLKKGADSEAVFLRYQSVFGKFTSYMLGLASKSGNMAEIYKATAKFLERQQEFRKNLRSALITPIVTLFVLFLAVIFYVGYIFPETAKLFVKFKIELPPLTAATLHFSDFLIGNIWLVIIGMIAPLIAFWQFSKTRSGKLIIDKYILKMPIMGSLIHKTLIEVFCRVFYTLYSGSAESIDPIRIAAEATDNAYFEQQIKNVSIPLMIKRGIGITEAFEASKVFSDTALSRFHSGEETGTIKNTALQLANYYESETVYRLKNVIELIQVVIAMVIMIVMIGLTLVSAETATISPKSPVLG